From the genome of bacterium, one region includes:
- a CDS encoding DJ-1 family glyoxalase III, protein MSKKVLVPVADGTEELEAVSIIDVLRRAGALVTVASVDGPQITASRGVKLVADKLIADCLDETYDLVVLPGGMPGAEHLRDSNELAVILHRQQQRGELYAAICAAPAVVLQHHGLLDQRRATCHPDFVQYLKDTSAVESRVVVDGTCITSRGPGTALEFALKLVEQLFGRQKAGEIAQAMVVI, encoded by the coding sequence ATGTCGAAAAAGGTATTGGTGCCGGTTGCCGACGGCACTGAAGAACTGGAGGCAGTAAGCATCATCGATGTTTTGAGGCGGGCGGGCGCTCTGGTGACCGTGGCCTCGGTTGACGGGCCGCAGATCACTGCCTCACGGGGAGTGAAGCTGGTAGCGGACAAGCTCATCGCAGACTGCCTGGATGAAACGTATGATCTTGTTGTCCTGCCGGGCGGGATGCCGGGAGCGGAGCATCTTCGGGACTCGAATGAATTGGCCGTGATTTTACATCGGCAGCAGCAGCGGGGTGAGCTGTATGCAGCCATTTGTGCCGCTCCGGCAGTCGTTTTGCAGCATCATGGCCTCCTGGATCAGCGGCGGGCGACCTGTCACCCTGACTTTGTCCAATACCTGAAAGACACCAGCGCAGTGGAGTCAAGGGTTGTCGTGGATGGCACGTGTATTACCAGCCGAGGGCCGGGAACCGCCCTTGAATTTGCTTTGAAACTGGTTGAGCAGCTTTTCGGCAGGCAAAAGGCCGGGGAGATTGCCCAGGCAATGGTTGTGATTTGA
- a CDS encoding metallophosphoesterase: MRIVAFGDIHERTANIGKIEGIDGASLVIITGDLTNRGGIDQARGVIEQVRRYNSRIYAQAGNMDRKEVESYLVEQGISLHGRGYMVAEDIGIFGVGGSSPTPFNTPNELDEEEILSIILQGYREVEDVILKILVSHAPPRNTAVDRVSGGQHAGSSAVREFIEKYQPQVCLTGHIHEARAQDRIGRTKIVNPGMLGNGGYVEVHREGASLNVALKQIPGISTSR, from the coding sequence ATGAGAATTGTGGCTTTTGGCGATATTCATGAACGTACTGCCAATATCGGCAAAATTGAGGGTATCGATGGAGCTTCTCTGGTAATTATTACCGGAGACTTGACCAACCGCGGGGGGATTGACCAGGCCAGGGGAGTTATCGAGCAGGTAAGGCGCTATAATTCCAGGATCTATGCCCAGGCAGGCAACATGGACCGGAAAGAGGTGGAAAGTTACCTCGTCGAGCAGGGAATAAGCCTTCACGGCCGGGGGTACATGGTTGCAGAGGATATCGGCATATTCGGCGTGGGAGGATCGAGCCCGACTCCCTTCAATACCCCGAATGAGCTTGATGAGGAAGAGATATTGTCCATTATTCTTCAGGGGTACCGGGAGGTCGAAGATGTCATCCTGAAAATCCTGGTCTCCCATGCACCTCCGCGAAACACGGCGGTTGACAGGGTTTCCGGCGGCCAGCACGCGGGAAGCAGTGCGGTAAGGGAATTCATCGAAAAGTATCAGCCGCAGGTATGCCTCACCGGGCATATCCATGAGGCCAGGGCGCAGGACCGCATCGGACGGACAAAGATTGTCAACCCCGGGATGCTGGGCAACGGAGGGTATGTGGAGGTGCACCGGGAAGGAGCATCCCTGAACGTGGCTCTGAAGCAGATACCGGGAATTTCAACTTCCCGGTGA
- a CDS encoding YceH family protein, with translation MDIVLTSVEARVLGALIEKEMSTPEYYPLTLNALISACNQKSNREPVMNLEEKSVVRAIEGLQQKHLVWQRNTAEGRVPKYAHGIGSRFEFSPPQVAVLCVLLLRGPQTPGEIRGRTARLHEFGDLSEVEETLQQLAEHEGGPFVVKLPRQAGCRESRYAHLLCGEVKGEQGECGQGLPPPQRATLEVRAENERIAELEQQVADLRAEVDELRRLFSEFTRQFE, from the coding sequence ATGGATATTGTCCTGACTTCGGTTGAAGCCCGGGTGCTCGGCGCATTGATTGAAAAGGAAATGAGCACTCCGGAATATTATCCGCTCACGCTGAATGCCCTTATCAGTGCCTGCAATCAGAAATCAAATCGAGAGCCGGTCATGAACCTCGAAGAAAAAAGCGTTGTCCGGGCCATTGAAGGTTTGCAGCAGAAGCATCTTGTCTGGCAGAGGAATACGGCCGAGGGGCGGGTGCCAAAATATGCCCACGGGATCGGCAGCCGGTTTGAATTTTCTCCCCCGCAGGTGGCGGTGCTCTGTGTTCTTCTGTTGCGGGGGCCGCAGACCCCAGGTGAAATACGGGGACGCACTGCCCGGCTTCACGAGTTCGGGGATCTTTCCGAGGTGGAGGAAACTTTGCAGCAGCTTGCGGAGCACGAAGGCGGGCCATTCGTGGTGAAGCTTCCCCGGCAGGCGGGATGCAGGGAAAGCCGCTATGCTCATCTGCTGTGCGGTGAGGTCAAAGGAGAGCAGGGGGAATGCGGCCAGGGCCTCCCTCCCCCTCAAAGAGCAACCCTTGAGGTCCGCGCCGAAAATGAACGGATCGCCGAACTTGAGCAGCAGGTCGCAGACCTTCGCGCAGAAGTGGATGAGCTTCGAAGACTTTTTAGCGAGTTTACCCGCCAGTTTGAATGA